Proteins from one Sabethes cyaneus chromosome 2, idSabCyanKW18_F2, whole genome shotgun sequence genomic window:
- the LOC128736114 gene encoding uncharacterized protein LOC128736114, which yields MASKIKKLTKKERFCIDSLQIISDLIKNYSEEKDRDNLDSWVERLESIFAQYEELRVELDLLEDEGEFLEHGDGDGHDRTIAASGKTRAEVEITYLTLKGFLQSEIRKRHQFATQTNAHPVPSTPMAPTNQLRVRLPELKLPQFGGCTKDWPTFRDSFKSLIDSAPQLSSVDKFSYLNSSLTSEAKRVIEVIDVTSENYLVAWELLEKRYENKYLIVKSYVESLFSVEPMKKECPDSLNRLIDEYERNLLMLEKMGERTDNWSTLLVFMLSSRLDPSTMRQWETHRKSSNVPSYEELIDFLRSHSLILQSVVASKNRSSEPTRFTPSLQHSINKMKTAHPAVSPPQNSCPFCKQIAHSPYHCEKFRSMTVAQRFEAAKKNMLCINCLSRSHLVKNCSSGACRVCNKRHHTMLHQRTNSNPPNQPQNANLALPEVQPPLSSSVASKLLQPSRSSSHSQSLENPTPTVSAFSTSHNSMPSTSHRCTVPTTVLLSTALVKVFDSSGSFLWARALLDSGSQLNFASEQLVQKLNAKRKKDFIPISGVGLSSTISKYSTIIKLQSHGTSFSASWNFHILPKITMELPTQTVDVSDFDWPSDITLADPSFFKPGSIDLIFGVESFYDLLREGQFKGSTDKPCLQNTALGWVISGRMKCNSRPATSVSHFCAAPSIEEQLSRFWELESCRMESTLSEEESACESHFAKHTIRDSTGRFVVALPKRDSVMAKLGNSREIATRRFLSLERRLSANPALKDAYSDFIHEYIRLGHMREIENSANDWPSYYLPHHCVVRPESVTTKLRVVFDASCSTDSGVSLNDALMVGPLVQDDLLTMILRFRVPQFAIVSDIEKMYRQILVCESDQPLQRILWRDSPSQTIREYQLLTVTYGTSSAPYLATKCLQRLSRDSLEVSPLAAEAIGKNFYMDDLLTGTDSIEEGQKLCQQLMSIIRSAGFELRKWASNNSAVLEPIPVPFRDQRTVLELDSSHSPIKTLGLQWDTAADMFLFEPPKQNQQFPITKRVVLSNIARLFDPLGLVGPVTVLAKQFMQDLWRDRKDWDDQLNESQNQQWNEFSEGLRDLSLIKIPRWVVSTSAVIGLELHGFCDASEKAYGACIYIRAVSSTGSVHVNLLTAKSKVAPVKKVTCLPRLELSGALLLSHLFEKVASSLNLTYKCFFWTDSTIVLHWLAACPSRWKTFVANRISEIQRITARGVWAHVPGAENPADVISRGMHATQLANLTLWWNGPPWLSQSSRFWPPLVRPQLEDVPSELLEQKVVALSINIAPPNELFLSYSSFGKLVRVVTWILRFTNNCKVKNRSSRTTGFLSTAEINYATLTLVKLAQAERFAPELAQLSSSGQVKPSSRIKNLIPVITDGILRVGGRLRHAHVAYDQRHPLILPDKHPLTELIAKHYHTKLLHAGPQLMIAVIREKYWPLRIRDLTRQIVHSCVNCFRCKPTVLQQLMGELPPERVTPAFTFLRTGVDYCGPFQYRITRKAALVRGFIAIFVCLVTKAVHIECVADLSTSSFIAALKRFVARRGKPELIQCDNATNFKGAKRELTELAHLFQSQLHQEMVTRHCSEDGITFKFIPPRSPNFGGLWEAAVKSLKKHLRCTIGNVILYHDEFLTLIIQIESCLNSRPLTQLSSDPNDLEVLTPGHFLANRALTAIPEPNLENIPLNHLDRWQQTQEYVRRIWKQWQSEYLSGLQPRTRWTQRRNNVSIGTMVLVKEDNLPPLKWRVGRVVNCFKGDDDHIRVVTVRTKDGEFRRSISKICVLPIQQTGGEATGQ from the coding sequence ATGGCGAGTAAAATCAAAAAGCTGACCAAGAAAGAACGATTTTGTATCGATTCTCTGCAGATAATTTCggatttgataaaaaattattcagaGGAGAAGGATAGAGATAATTTGGATTCATGGGTAGAGAGATTGGAATCGATTTTTGCTCAATATGAGGAACTTCGCGTCGAATTAGATTTATTAGAAGATGAGGGAGAATTTTTAGAACATGGCGATGGTGATGGTCATGATAGAACAATAGCAGCTTCTGGAAAAACACGTGCTGAAGTCGAAATTACTTACCTTACATTGAAGGGTTTTCTCCAATCAGAAATTCGCAAGCGTCACCAATTCGCAACTCAGACTAACGCTCATCCCGTCCCATCGACCCCAATGGCACCTACTAACCAGTTGCGAGTAAGATTACCGGAACTCAAACTCCCACAGTTTGGTGGATGTACGAAAGACTGGCCAACCTTTCGCGATTCGTTTAAATCGCTTATCGATTCTGCTCCGCAACTTAGTAGTGTTGATAAATTTTCCTACCTGAATTCGTCCTTAACCAGTGAAGCCAAACGTGTGATAGAAGTGATTGACGTAACCTCCGAAAATTATTTAGTAGCGTGGGAATTGCTGGAAAAACGATACGAAAATAAGTACTTGATCGTTAAATCGTACGTAGAATCATTGTTCAGCGTCGAGCCAATGAAAAAAGAGTGTCCCGATTCGCTTAACCGGTTGATCGATGAGTATGAACGGAATCTTTTAATGTTAGAGAAAATGGGGGAACGAACTGATAACTGGAGTACCTTACTAGTTTTTATGCTAAGCTCTCGCCTCGATCCATCTACTATGCGTCAATGGGAAACGCATCGAAAGTCCAGCAATGTACCCAGTTACGAGGAACTTATCGATTTTCTACGCAGTCATAGTCTGATATTGCAATCTGTCGTTGCTTCCAAAAATCGATCTTCGGAACCTACACGCTTCACTCCCTCTCTtcaacattcaataaataaaatgaaaactgcTCACCCAGCCGTCTCGCCTCCGCAAAATTCTTGCCCATTCTGCAAACAAATAGCACACTCACCTTATCATTGCGAAAAGTTTCGATCCATGACAGTTGCCCAACGTTTCGAAGCTgcaaagaaaaatatgctttgcATAAACTGCCTATCACGATCACATTTAGTTAAAAACTGCTCTAGTGGAGCTTGTCGCGTATGCAATAAAAGGCACCATACGATGCTACATCAGCGGACTAATTCGAATCCACCAAATCAACCACAAAATGCCAACCTTGCATTGCCCGAAGTGCAGCCTCCTCTTTCGTCGTCCGTAGCAAGCAAGCTCTTACAACCCTCACGATCATCTAGTCATTCACAGTCGCTTGAGAACCCAACCCCCACAGTATCAGCCTTTTCAACCAGCCATAATTCAATGCCATCAACCAGCCACCGATGTACGGTACCTACAACCGTATTACTTTCAACTGCCTTAGTGAAAGTGTTCGATTCCAGTGGATCATTCTTGTGGGCTCGTGCCTTGCTCGACTCTGGATCCCAACTAAATTTTGCATCGGAGCAACTCGTTCAAAAACTAAACGCGAAGCGCAAAAAAGATTTTATACCAATCAGCGGCGTTGGCTTGTCGTCTACAATATCCAAATACTCAACTATTATCAAGCTGCAATCGCATGGCACTAGCTTCAGTGCTAGTTGGAACTTTCACATCCTTCCAAAAATAACGATGGAGTTACCTACTCAAACTGTTGACGTGTCTGATTTCGATTGGCCATCAGACATCACACTGGCTGACCCGTCGTTCTTTAAACCCGGTTCTATCGACTTAATTTTCGGCGTTGAGAGTTTCTACGATTTGTTGAGAGAAGGTCAGTTCAAGGGCAGTACTGATAAACCTTGTCTGCAAAATACTGCGTTAGGATGGGTGATTTCGGGCCGTATGAAATGCAATTCAAGGCCAGCAACCAGTGTGTCTCATTTTTGCGCTGCACCGTCTATAGAAGAACAATTATCTCGGTTCTGGGAACTCGAGAGCTGTCGAATGGAGAGCACGTTGTCGGAAGAGGAATCGGCTTGTGAGAGTCATTTCGCCAAACATACGATTCGGGATTCTAccggtcgttttgttgtcgccttACCGAAAAGAGACTCGGTAATGGCTAAACTAGGAAATTCGAGAGAGATTGCTACTCGCAGATTTCTTTCGCTCGAACGTCGTTTGTCAGCTAATCCAGCACTGAAAGATGCTTACTCCGACTTCATTCATGAATACATACGTCTCGGCCATATGAGGGAAATCGAGAATTCAGCGAACGATTGGCCTTCGTATTATTTGCCTCATCATTGCGTCGTGCGTCCCGAGAGTGTCACGACAAAATTACGAGTCGTGTTTGACGCATCGTGCTCAACAGATTCCGGTGTATCTCTGAACGATGCGTTGATGGTGGGACCGCTCGTACAAGATGATCTTCTGACTATGATTTTAAGATTCCGGGTGCCACAGTTTGCTATCGTGTCGGACATCGAAAAGATGTACAGACAAATATTAGTCTGCGAGTCTGACCAGCCTCTTCAACGGATACTATGGAGAGATTCTCCATCGCAAACCATTCGAGAGTATCAACTATTAACAGTAACTTACGGTACTTCGTCAGCCCCCTATCTTGCCACAAAATGCCTTCAAAGGCTTTCTCGTGACAGCTTGGAAGTGTCTCCACTAGCAGCAGAAGCTATAGGAAAGAATTTTTACATGGACGATTTACTTACTGGAACCGATAGTATCGAGGAAGGGCAAAAACTTTGCCAGCAATTGATGAGCATAATCCGTTCTGCAGGTTTCGAGCTTCGCAAGTGGGCCTCTAATAATTCTGCTGTACTTGAGCCAATCCCGGTCCCATTTAGAGATCAACGTACAGTGTTGGAATTAGATTCTTCACATTCGCCAATCAAAACTCTTGGACTTCAGTGGGATACGGCAGCTGATATGTTTTTGTTTGAGCCTCCtaaacaaaatcaacaatttccaATCACCAAGCGCGTGGTGCTGTCTAATATAGCACGACTTTTCGATCCACTGGGTCTCGTGGGACCGGTTACTGTTTTAGCTAAGCAGTTCATGCAAGATCTTTGGCGAGATAGAAAGGATTGGGATGATCAATTGAACGAGTCACAAAATCAACAATGGAACGAGTTTAGTGAAGGTCTCCGAGATCTATCGTTAATAAAAATACCACGCTGGGTGGTATCCACGTCAGCGGTAATTGGTTTGGAACTACATGGATTCTGTGATGCCTCCGAGAAGGCATACGGAGCGTGCATCTATATAAGGGCCGTATCATCGACAGGCAGCGTACATGTAAACCTGCTTACCGCCAAATCCAAAGTGGCTCCAGTTAAAAAAGTCACTTGTTTGCCTCGTTTGGAACTATCGGGTGCATTGTTGTTGAGTCACCTCTTTGAAAAAGTGGCCTCAAGTCTAAATCTAACCTATAAATGCTTTTTCTGGACGGATTCGACCATCGTTCTTCACTGGCTGGCTGCCTGTCCGTCACGATGGAAGACCTTTGTGGCTAATCGCATTTCGGAAATCCAACGAATTACAGCCCGAGGAGTATGGGCTCATGTACCAGGTGCCGAAAATCCGGCAGACGTCATATCAAGAGGAATGCATGCTACTCAACTCGCTAACCTAACTTTGTGGTGGAATGGCCCTCCCTGGTTGTCTCAGTCATCCAGATTCTGGCCACCACTAGTACGTCCCCAGCTAGAAGATGTTCCATCAGAATTATTGGAACAAAAGGTAGTGGCACTTTCGATCAACATTGCACCTCCAAATGAATTATTTTTGAGTTATTCATCGTTTGGAAAATTAGTCCGTGTAGTCACATGGATCTTGCGTTTCACCAATAATTGCAAAGTAAAAAATCGTTCGAGTCGAACAACAGGATTTCTTTCAACCGCAGAAATAAATTATGCCACTCTAACTCTTGTCAAACTCGCCCAAGCAGAAAGATTTGCCCCAGAACTAGCACAATTATCCTCCAGCGGTCAAGTTAAGCCCAGCTCACGGATTAAAAACCTTATTCCAGTGATAACGGATGGAATATTGCGTGTTGGAGGCCGGTTACGTCATGCCCATGTAGCTTACGATCAGCGGCATCCCTTGATATTGCCAGACAAACATCCACTTACCGAACTTATAGCAAAACACTATCATACAAAACTGCTACATGCTGGTCCACAGCTCATGATAGCAGTAATTCGTGAAAAATATTGGCCACTTCGAATTAGAGATCTTACGCGACAAATAGTCCATTCATGCGTCAACTGTTTTCGATGCAAGCCTACGGTGTTGCAGCAATTAATGGGCGAGTTACCCCCCGAACGCGTTACGCCTGCCTTTACTTTTCTTCGCACTGGGGTGGATTATTGCGGACCATTCCAGTACCGAATTACACGGAAGGCAGCTCTCGTCAGAGGCTTCATTGCTATATTTGTTTGCCTAGTAACAAAGGCGGTCCATATAGAATGCGTCGCTGATCTTTCGACTAGCTCGTTCATAGCTGCACTTAAAAGATTTGTAGCTCGCAGAGGGAAGCCTGAACTCATCCAGTGTGATAACGCCACTAACTTCAAGGGAGCCAAACGAGAGCTCACCGAACTAGCCCATTTGTTTCAATCGCAGTTGCATCAGGAGATGGTCACTCGCCACTGCAGTGAAGATGGGATTACTTTCAAATTCATCCCACCAAGATCGCCAAATTTTGGAGGACTCTGGGAGGCTGCCGTCAAATCTTTAAAGAAACACCTGCGCTGTACTATTGGCAACGTAATCCTCTACCACGATGAATTTTTGACACTGATAATTCAGATAGAAAGCTGCTTAAACTCTCGCCCACTTACGCAACTCAGCTCCGATCCTAACGATTTAGAGGTACTCACTCCCGGGCATTTTCTTGCCAACCGCGCTCTGACAGCCATCCCAGAGCCAAATCTCGAAAACATCCCACTGAATCACTTAGATAGATGGCAACAAACTCAAGAATATGTTCGTCGAATATGGAAGCAGTGGCAGTCAGAATATCTTTCGGGACTGCAACCTCGTACTCGATGGACGCAACGTCGGAACAACGTGTCGATAGGAACCATGGTGCTGGTAAAAGAGGACAATCTACCACCCCTCAAGTGGAGAGTAGGTAGAGTGGTCAACTGTTTCAAGGGCGACGACGATCATATCCGCGTAGTCACGGTCCGAACGAAGGACGGTGAATTTCGACGAAGCATCTCCAAGATTTGCGTACTACCGATTCAGCAAACTGGTGGGGAAGCCACTGGCCAGTAA
- the LOC128738650 gene encoding uncharacterized protein LOC128738650 isoform X1, with product MRRRGGYRRSRSRSPRRGGGGSTKRYEVGKGQLLKPVNWSHYKLDSVVRPSFRSKLNYRRSEREINEWRKSNEITIKGRDVPDPVYGFEEVGFPAEIADELRFSGFTVPTPIQSQGWPIALSGRDMVGIAKTGSGKTLSYLLPAMIHIDQQSRLRRGDGPIALILAPTRELAQQIKQVTDDFGRAMKIKNTCLFGGGGKKQQGYDLERGVEIVIATPGRLIDFLSSDHTNLRRCSYLVLDEADRMLDMGFEPQIRTIIEQIRPDHQTLMWSATWPDAVARLVKDYLKDYIQINVGSLKLAANHNILQIIDVCQEFEKETKLSILLREIMAEKECKTIIFIETKKRVDDITRKVTRDGWPAMCIHGDKSQKDRDYTLNSFRSGKTPILIATDVAARGLDVDDVKFVINYDYPTTSEDYIHRIGRTGRSNNTGTAYTFFTPNNVGRARELVAVLKEAKQVINPKLLDMANSRMRGKDNRNHVNSRYPRERRSRTPDRRGTFRRRSYSRSRTRSRSRSRSVSPRFSKRDVYRPVKRSRSRSRSEMSNRSDNRKRNARRISRSGSRTPVRRGGSGAGTGGVANRKRNGRSRSPTPRKHRSRTRSRSRSRSRSRTRSRSYSRSRSRSREGRFRSVKNGDNGSNYVKY from the exons ATGAGACGACGAGGAGG TTATCGTCGTAGTCGAAGCCGTAGTCCACGCCGTGGCGGAGGAGGTTCAACCAAACGCTATGAAGTAGGGAAAGGTCAACTGTTGAAACCGGTGAACTGGAGTCATTACAAATTAGATTCGGTGGTGAGACCTTCGTTTCGTTCTAAATTAAATTATCGACGTTCCGAGCGTGAAATCAATGAGTGGAGAAAATCAAATGAAATCACTATTAAGGGTCGTGATGTTCCGGATCCTGTATATGGTTTTGAGGAAGTCGGCTTTCCTGCAGAAATCGCTGATGAATTGCGATTTTCAGGATTTACCGTTCCGACCCCAATTCAGTCGCAGGGTTGGCCAATTGCTCTTTCCGGACGGGACATGGTTGGCATTGCAAAAACCGGATCAGGCAAGACACTCTCATACTTACTGCCTGCAATGATTCATATCGATCAGCAGTCGCGGTTGCGTCGAGGAGACGGTCCGATTGCGCTGATATTGGCCCCTACGCGCGAGCTGGCGCAACAAATAAAGCAGGTAACCGACGATTTCGGGCGagctatgaaaataaaaaatacttgtttGTTCGGCGGCGGCGGAAAGAAACAGCAAGGTTATGATTTGGAACGTGGCGTTGAAATAGTGATTGCCACTCCGGGGCGGTTGATAGATTTTCTATCATCCGATCATACAAATCTTCGCAGATGCTCGTATTTGGTTTTGGATGAGGCCGATCGGATGTTGGACATGGGCTTTGAGCCGCAGATTCGAACAATCATCGAACAAATTCGACCGGATCATCAGACACTCATGTGGTCGGCCACTTGGCCGGATGCAGTTGCCCGATTGGTCAAGGATTATCTCAAGGACTATATTCAGATCAATGTTGGATCCTTGAAATTAGCAGCCAATCACAATATTTTACAGATCATTGATGTATGTCAAGAATTTGagaaagaaacaaaattgaGCATTCTTCTTCGAGAAATAATGGCTGAAAAAGAGTGTAAAACAATTATATTCATTGAGACAAAGAAGCGGGTCGATGATATTACCCGTAAAGTAACACGTGACGGCTGGCCCGCTATGTGCATTCACGGTGACAAGTCACAGAAGGATAGAGACTATACTTTGAACT CTTTCCGTTCTGGTAAGACCCCAATTTTAATTGCCACTGATGTTGCTGCTCGTGGATTGG ATGTAGACGATGTAAAATTCGTCATTAATTATGATTATCCAACCACATCTGAGGATTACATCCATCGCATTGGACGCACCGGGCGTTCTAACAATACAGGAACGGCATATACATTTTTCACACCCAATAATGTCGGAAGAGCTCGTGAACTTGTTGCTGTATTGAAGGAGGCTAAACAGGTCATTAATCCGAAGTTGCTGGATATGGCAAATAGTCGCATGAGAGGAAAAG ATAATCGTAACCATGTAAACTCACGATATCCGCGAGAGCGCCGTTCGCGAACACCTGATCGCCGTGGTACCTTTAGGCGCCGTTCATATTCTCGTTCACGTACCCGTTCACGTTCCCGATCCCGATCCGTATCGCCAAGATTTTCTAAACGTGACGTTTATCGTCCGGTCAAACGCAGCCGATCTCGCAGTCGCAGCGAAATGAGCAACCGTAGTGACAATCGCAAGAGAAATGCACGCAGGATCAGTCGCTCGGGTAGTCGTACTCCCGTACGCAGAGGCGGAAGCGGCGCCGGTACCGGTGGCGTGGCCAACAGAAAGCGCAATGGAAGAAGCAGATCCCCAACTCCACGGAAGCATCGTAGCCGTACTCGCAGTCGTAGTCGCAGTCGTAGCCGCAGTCGCACCCGCAGCCGCAGCTATAGCCGTAGCCGGAGCCGCAGTCGTGAAGGAAGATTCCGTTCGGTAAAAAATGGCGACAATGGTTCAAATTATGTCAAATATTAA
- the LOC128738650 gene encoding probable ATP-dependent RNA helicase DDX17 isoform X2 — protein MRRRGGYRRSRSRSPRRGGGGSTKRYEVGKGQLLKPVNWSHYKLDSVVRPSFRSKLNYRRSEREINEWRKSNEITIKGRDVPDPVYGFEEVGFPAEIADELRFSGFTVPTPIQSQGWPIALSGRDMVGIAKTGSGKTLSYLLPAMIHIDQQSRLRRGDGPIALILAPTRELAQQIKQVTDDFGRAMKIKNTCLFGGGGKKQQGYDLERGVEIVIATPGRLIDFLSSDHTNLRRCSYLVLDEADRMLDMGFEPQIRTIIEQIRPDHQTLMWSATWPDAVARLVKDYLKDYIQINVGSLKLAANHNILQIIDVCQEFEKETKLSILLREIMAEKECKTIIFIETKKRVDDITRKVTRDGWPAMCIHGDKSQKDRDYTLNSFRSGKTPILIATDVAARGLEAHKHCSALLRMFSKEVAK, from the exons ATGAGACGACGAGGAGG TTATCGTCGTAGTCGAAGCCGTAGTCCACGCCGTGGCGGAGGAGGTTCAACCAAACGCTATGAAGTAGGGAAAGGTCAACTGTTGAAACCGGTGAACTGGAGTCATTACAAATTAGATTCGGTGGTGAGACCTTCGTTTCGTTCTAAATTAAATTATCGACGTTCCGAGCGTGAAATCAATGAGTGGAGAAAATCAAATGAAATCACTATTAAGGGTCGTGATGTTCCGGATCCTGTATATGGTTTTGAGGAAGTCGGCTTTCCTGCAGAAATCGCTGATGAATTGCGATTTTCAGGATTTACCGTTCCGACCCCAATTCAGTCGCAGGGTTGGCCAATTGCTCTTTCCGGACGGGACATGGTTGGCATTGCAAAAACCGGATCAGGCAAGACACTCTCATACTTACTGCCTGCAATGATTCATATCGATCAGCAGTCGCGGTTGCGTCGAGGAGACGGTCCGATTGCGCTGATATTGGCCCCTACGCGCGAGCTGGCGCAACAAATAAAGCAGGTAACCGACGATTTCGGGCGagctatgaaaataaaaaatacttgtttGTTCGGCGGCGGCGGAAAGAAACAGCAAGGTTATGATTTGGAACGTGGCGTTGAAATAGTGATTGCCACTCCGGGGCGGTTGATAGATTTTCTATCATCCGATCATACAAATCTTCGCAGATGCTCGTATTTGGTTTTGGATGAGGCCGATCGGATGTTGGACATGGGCTTTGAGCCGCAGATTCGAACAATCATCGAACAAATTCGACCGGATCATCAGACACTCATGTGGTCGGCCACTTGGCCGGATGCAGTTGCCCGATTGGTCAAGGATTATCTCAAGGACTATATTCAGATCAATGTTGGATCCTTGAAATTAGCAGCCAATCACAATATTTTACAGATCATTGATGTATGTCAAGAATTTGagaaagaaacaaaattgaGCATTCTTCTTCGAGAAATAATGGCTGAAAAAGAGTGTAAAACAATTATATTCATTGAGACAAAGAAGCGGGTCGATGATATTACCCGTAAAGTAACACGTGACGGCTGGCCCGCTATGTGCATTCACGGTGACAAGTCACAGAAGGATAGAGACTATACTTTGAACT CTTTCCGTTCTGGTAAGACCCCAATTTTAATTGCCACTGATGTTGCTGCTCGTGGATTGG AGGCACACAAACATTGCTCTGCCCTGTTAAGAATGTTTAGCAAAGAAGTTGCGAAATAA